CGAGCACCATCACGTAGAGGCCCTGCGCGCCGTCCCACTTCCGCAGGTCGCTCACGGGCTTCAGACTCCGATTGCGCTCAAGCATCGTGGAAAGGGCAGCCTCGAAGTCTGCTTGAGCTATCTGGGCGAAGGACGCCATGTTGAGGTCGAAGTTCTCAAGCGCTTGGGCGCGATTCCTGGCGCAGAACTCATCCGAAAGAATGCGGTGGTCTTCATGCTCGTAGATCGAGGAGAGCGCTTCCCACTGCGCAGGACTCATCTCTTCGCGCGAGAAGTAGACGGAGGGCTTCTTGTTGACGATGGCGTACGTGTCTCGGGTGAGGCGGAATCCGTATTTTCCGCGACGGATCCGCTCTCCAAAATGGTCGACGACAGCCGGCTCGGTGGGCGTTGGCACCTGTCGGTTCCGTAAGCGCCCACGTGCTGGGGGCACGGACCAGTCCATGCAGACTTCCTCCAAGCTCGGTGGGCGACCCGGCGTGAGCCGGGTGCCGCAGCCCACGGTAGCGCCTGTTATCGGTGAGGCTCTGGCCCCAGATTTGGAGGCGACGACTCTGAGCTTCATCTCGCCCGGATCGCCGCCACAACGCGGCTCCTCGCAGAAGGGACGGTGCATAGGACCGGAACGTCGGCGCACCGACGGCGACACGGCGGCGCGCCGGCCACGTTCGAGACGGCGGCAGAACGGTTTCGGGCCGGGAGCGTCACGGTCACGTGCCGGGCGGAGCGACGAAGGAGCGGAGCCCGGCAGGGCCGCGGTGACGGTGGCTCTGCAGCAGCGAAACGTCAGGCCCGCCGGCCAGAGCCCGGTGCGCCGGCGTTGAACGCCTTCACGCTAGACGACTCCACACGCGTAAGGTCCAGGGGTTGGACGGGCTCGCTGATGGGTATGCGCTTGAGCGACGGCATGATGACGTCGCCGCCCTCCGGCACTCCCCCGAACCGTCCTGATCCTCCGCAAACGGTGATCCGGTCAGCGAGCATATGCGAGTAGACAACGCCCTGACGCCGGCTCACCCGAACGGTCTGCTCGCACACCGGGCAGACCGACTCACGAGAGACAGCTTCCTTGCGGCTCTCGCTACTCATGACAAACGGTAACCCGGAAGTCAGGGGCGAAGCCAGAGGTCGGGCGGCCCCAACTCAGGGGCTCCTATTTGACGCCGCTCCAAGGCGACATCTGGATGGGCGCGTCAGCTGTAGGGAGGGAACGCGACGGCCAAGACCCTGAGGGTCCGATTGACGGTCTGCGAGTCGATCGTGCCCGGCCGGGCGACGATTTCGGCTACCTTCTTTGGCCATAGGACGGTCACCGTGTCGACGGTGAACGGGCGTTGAAAGAAACCCCAAGTGCCATCGACAAAGCAGAGCATGCCGTATGCAGGGACGGTCTCGAGACCGGCGGCGTCGAGCGCCGAACGGACGCGGGCGACCTGCTTCTCTACACCGGGGACGAGCTTGGTCCTGTCCCGGCCGGCGACAACCAACTTCTCGACTCGCTTAGTGAACAGGCCGCCCTCGATCCGCTGTTGGACCTGGCCCTGGTAACGCTTCGCGTCTATGACGAACACTCCCTGGGAGGTGACCACAAGGTGGTCGATATTCGCGGAGGATCTCGGGATCCGACGGTCATGCAACGGTCGCACCGTGTCAGCAGCGGCCGCGTCGAGCCAGGCGCCCAGCTTCATCTCGCCGTCCCCGCCGCGCGCCCACGCGCGCGTGCTTTGCGGGTCGTCGCTGAGCGCGAGAAGGAGTCCGCCGAGCTTTGGATGTGCGGCCCGGATCCTTTCTTCGCGAGCGTTATGAAGTTTCTGGTGTTGGCGCGCGGCGGATCCGCCAGCCTGGCCTCGGATGATTTGCTCGTCTTGCGGCGGGGTGTCGCACGAGACACACCGCACCGACTTCGATGACCGGTCGTACACAGCGACCGTCCCTGCAGAGATGTCCTTGCCGCAGTTAGCGCAACGGCCGGCGTAACGCAGCCGCATCACCTTGGACGCTGCAGACTCCGCCTCCGCTGTCACCGATGCCCCTCCTCCGTGTGCCACGACGCTACCGATCCGGGCAGCGTCAACCTCAGCCCTAGTTGCAGGGGCAAGCACCACGGTGGAACGCGGAAATGGCGGTGGCAGCCTCCAGACTGGTGGGTGGAGGTGCGCATGAGCGAGGAGAATCCGGAACCCGACGAGGGCCCGCAGACGGAGAAGGCTGCGGACCCGGCGGGGCGGCCGACGCTGGGAAGCGCGTACTTGGCGGCAATCGGCGGCGGGAGCTTGGTCGGGCGGCTCAACGCTCAGCTGGCCGACAGTATGGATCTGGGAAAGATGGGTGCTGTCGCTCAGGCGCAGTCCTCCCTGATCAGCGCGATGAACGCGACCGCCAACATCTCCTCGCTCTACGACCAGGGCTGGATCAAAGGGATCGCCTCGGAGTCGGCCCGCTCACTGGTCGCGCAGGCGGCGTTCGCGGTACCGCAAGGCGCGGTCGCGAAGGCGGCGGTGGACGCCGTGCGCGGCATCAGCCACCCCGGCGTGTCCTCGCTCATCCTGCAGGCGCAGCAGCTGATCCCGCAAGGCGCCATCGCGCAGGCCGCGGCCGACGCGGTGCGCGGGTTCGCTAACCCTGGCGTCGGGTCGGTGGTCGCTGAAGCTCTCGCAGCGACGGCCTCCCCCGCCATGCAGGAGCTGATGAAGATGAGACTGCCCGGGTTCAGCCTCGACACCTCCCTCGGAGCCCTCGCCCGCGCTGCCGTGTTCGAGCAGGAGTTCACCACGGTGCAGAAGGGGATGGGCGCCGGGGCGTGGGGGCTGCTCCAAGGGCGTCTCGACACGCACCCGCTGCTGTCCGCCGAAGTCACCGGGTTCGCCCGGGCGGCATCCGCGCCACCGAAGGGACCGCTGAAGGTGCCGGCGAAAGAGCTGCATCAGCGGGCTGAGCGGATCGAAGGCATCCTCGACAGCGAGCCCGAGCTGCGGCACGAGCTGGCGTTGCCGCTGGCGGAGGTGCAAGCGGTCTCGGCAACGGACGACTACGACGTCCTCAACTTCGGTGCGCTGTTCGACGCCCGGCACCGCCGCGGCATGGTCACCGGGATCGCCCTTGCCTTCGGTGTCACCGTCAGCGTTGCCCGGTTCCTGATCGGCGCCGGCACCGGGCAGCCGGTCGAGATGGCTGCCTGGGACGGAGTCGCCAGCGGGGCGACCGTCTACCTGTTCGTCAGCGGCCGCCGCCCCGGAGGTGGAAACGACGAAGCGGGCGGAGCCCACTGATGAGATCCGCCCGCTATCCAGAGGATGCGAAGCCACGGGAGCGCTCAGACTAGCGACTGTGCTGGCACCGGCGCGAGCCGGGCGGCGAACCGGTCGTCCTCACGTTCGACCGACGGCTGTGTCGCGCTGAGCGAACGATTGACGCTTCGCACCAACATGCGATAACCGGTCCAACGCGGCGCCCGCCCCGGCTGCGATGTCTCCTGCCGCAGCTTGTACCACGGCTGGCGTGCGGCAGTCGATGCTGCTGAATGGGCGCTTAGAAGCGGCGGTCTTAGCTGCTCGCTGTCACGCTTCGCAGACCGATCGCAGTGGTCAGCACAAGGAGACTGAGCATTCTCTCCCGTCCGTATTCGCCCTACCGTTTGTGTATGGACCGCAAAGGAGCTCCGCCATGCCAATCCGCAGACTGACCCGCAAGGTTCGAAACCCGGAGGCGGTCGCAGTGGCCGCTATCGCACTGCGTGGATACTTGGACCCGCAGATTGCCAAGTCTGACTTCCAAGATGCGATGAACAAGAAGTTCGACGAACTCAAGCTTGATAAGGATGCAGCGGCGAGGATGCTAGCCACCTTTGACCGCACGAAGCCATCCGTTCGAGAGCGAATGTTCGGACCGTTAGCAGTTCAGAAAACCATACCCGTCGGGTACAAAGTCAACCTGCGACCGCCCGTTCTCGCCGGTTCGTCGACACAGTTAATGCGATCTCCGATTCGGGCCGCGGCAAACCAAGCCGCGGAACCAGCAGCCGCAGCCGCGGGACTCGCCCGGCCTCCCGACCAAACCCACCCGGACCCAGGCGAGGGAGGCCAGCGGGCTCCGAAGTTTGCCACCTATACGATCACGTATGAGGGGATGCACTGCATCGACGAGACTCATGCAGATTGGGCTGGCTCGGACGAGACTTACGTGGTGACCAGCGCACTCCACATCACCAAACAGGGTGACAATGTCGTCCGCAGCGAACGGCACCCTCTCCGCAACGGCCAGTCTGGAATCTATGGGGACGTCGATTCGCATGAGACGTTCGTTGGCCCTCGCGCTGCCGTGTGGAGCGCTCGTGAGGACAAGTTCATCGCCGGTACGTCAATCACCACAACCTTCTTCGAGCATGACTTCGGTGACCCCGACTACTACAAGCAGGAGGTTGAGGACGCGGTTATCGTTGCGATCGCAATCGTCGCTCACTTCTTTCCGGGCGTTGGTACCATTCTGGCCTTGATCGAGTCGAAGCACTTGATCTCGGACTTCATCAACGCTCTACTTAGCACCGGGGACGACGAAATCGGCACTACCACCGTCATCGTCGAGACCGATGAGCTCGAGGAGCTGAGTAGGACGCACACCGTGGAATATTTCGAAAGGCGCGGGGATCCTGGAACCGGCTTGGACTATCAGTTCCTTGTGGAAGTAAACGATAACGATTACGTCGCAGCCTTTCAGGTGCGGCGCGACCCCCCACTTCCCCCATTCGAGATTATCGTCGAGTAGCCCGCGCCTGCAGTCAGAGCGGGCAAAGCCCACCGTCGGATCGCCGTCGCTGCGGGCGAATCCTGATACCGGTTCGGTGTCGCGCGGCGCGCCAGGACTCTTCTAGACGGCAGCCGGCGCGATCAGGGGCGCGGCAGGCACGGTCTCCCACGGCAGGGTGTCGATGATCCACTCGGCGAGAGGGTGTTCGCGCTTGTTGAGCCGCCAGGCCAGCTGGTGCTTGATGCGGGCGGTGACGACCGGGTTGGTCAGCTGCGGCTGCACCTCCGCCCGCCACCACGGTTGGAACGCCTTCCACCAGGCGTTCGTCCGCTCCTTGTCCCAGGACTTGGCGGGGAGCGCACCGAACTTGGTCCGGAGGCTGGTAAAGAAGGTCTCGTCGAGCTTCTCATCCATCGCCTTGCGGGCGGCGTTGTTCTTGGCGAACTCCGCGTTCTTCGCCGCCTGGACCGCGCGGGCCTGGTTCGCGGCTTCAACCGCGTCGGCGTAAACGTACTTGGCGAGGGTGGTTTCGCTGAGCGCTTCCAGCTGCGGCAGCAGCGGCGCCTGGCCGATGCCGGGCTGGCCTGCGCGGGTGAACTCGGCGGCGACCTTCTTCCGAAGCTGGGTGCGGGTCTTCGCGGACAGGCCCAGGGCCGGGTCCGCCGGCGCGGCCGCCAGGGCGAGCACGGACGCCCACCAGCCGCGGATTCCATCCCACCCGGCGGCGTACGCCCAGGTCGGGTCGGTCACCGAGAGGATGAGCTCGGCCAGCGGGTCTGAGGTGTCCCCGATCGCGAGGGCGGTGATGGTGTCAGCGTAGGTGTCGCCGATCTCGAGCTCGCGGGCGTCGCCGCGGGAGCCGAGACGGTACCGGTTCACCCGGTGGATGGACTTCCCCGCGGGGCGGAGGAAGCCGAACTCGGCGGCCTGCTTCACCAGCCGCCACGTCGCCCGCTCCCCCAGGTTCATCCGGGTCGCCAGGAACGACGTCGACGCCAACGCCGTGTCGAACGTCGTCTGCGGCTGCGTCAGGATCTGCACACCGATCATCGCCGTCAGCACCCGGGTCGGAACTTCCGCCCGCGGCGACAGCACCAGCTTCCGCGCGATCGGATCCCCAACCTGCGCCGCCCGGCCCGCGCGCACATCCGCTTCCGTCGCTTCCACGAACGACGGCCGCGCCGGCCCCGGGGAGAGGAGGAGAGAGAGAAGCGATGTTGCCAGGTGGACACGTCGATTGGCGACAGCGGTCTTCTCGCACGTGGACGGAGTATCCGACAGGTGGTTCATCGCCTTCGTGAGAGTGGACGCCCACTGACGGTTGTCCTCAGCGATACGACGGACAGGATCGTCTTTCTCGGTGACAGACAGGAGCAGCTGGCGAACAGTCGCCGAAGGCGTCGTCGGAAGCGTGCCGCACAGAACAGCAAGCAGTTGGGTGACCGGAGAACGATCACGGTTGGCAGCCAGAAGCCGACGAACAGCGGACTTCGGTTCCTCCCGTTCCGGGCGAGGATCGAGGGCGGTGGTGAACGAGACGGGCATGGCGTGGGAGTCCTTTCATGACAGGGAGCTTTCAGCTTCAGCAGCGAGCACCGCGAAGCGGAGCGCAGCTGCAAGAAGCTGAAATGCGGCGAACAGATGGGGAAGGGCAGCCGAGCCACGTGAAACGCCGGAGCGTGTGCAACAACAGCGACCACGAACCGGGCGCGTAGCGCACGGGTCAAGGGGACACGAGACCGCGCTCGCTTCGCTCGCGCGCGCATGCGGCCCGGACACGTCAAGGGAACGTTTCGACGGGCGCGCCGATGGCGCGGTTGCGGTTCGTCAGCGTGCAGGGGGCGTACCGGTAACGGGTAGCCCCTACCGGGGCGTCACGGGGCGCAGGCGTTGCGGTTCCGATCCGCTGCGCGCCGGGCGGAGCGAAGCGGAGCCCGGTTGTCGGCGTGGCGCTGCACGCATCGCGTGCGGGCCGGTGGCGGGCCGCGCTTCGCGCGGGGCGCGGCCGTAGGCCGCCGTAACGGATGCTTGACGGCAGCGGGCCGGGAACAGGACGCGGGCGGGCCGGCCGAGCGGAGCGAGGCCGGGGTGGCGGCGTCGCGTACTCGTAGCGGGTACTCCGACAGATCCACCTTCAGTTAAGAACCCACCCCCTTTCACAGCACCTCGGGGACTGAGGGTTCTCACCTCTTGGGTCTCCTACGGACCGCCTCCGGGCACCGGCCGATTGGCCGGGAGATCTGCGGCTGGCGCGGGAGGCAGGCGGCGGGGCCGACCACATCCTCCGCGCGAGCCCGGACGGTCTGGGCTCCCGCCGTCTCTGGAAGGGACCCACCTGATGCCTACGTTCACGAGCAAGACTGTCGAGCAGGCCCGTGCCGCCCGGCCGATCGCCCGCTGGGACACCACCTCGCGCAGCTTCGTCATCGTCGCCGCGGTGGTCCTGGTCATCACCTTCACTGGCCTGTTCGCTGTCTCTGCGGAGGCGGCGATCTGGGTGACCGAACCTGGCCGGCTGAACCTCGCCCCGGCCCTGCGGTGGGCACTCGTCGTCGGGCTGGACGGTGCCCTGCTCGCCAACGCTCTGAGCCTCGCGGTGCAGCGCGGCCGCGGCGAATCGGGACGGCTGGCGAAGTGGCTGATGGCGGCGTCGCTGGGTGTGTCCACCCTGATCAATGTCGCCCGCGGCCTCAGCCTGCACACTGATTCGCTGCCGGCGACGGTGGCGACGATCGCGGTCACCTGCATGATCCCGGTCCTCATCCTGGGAGCTACCGAGTCGGCGTTGAAGGTCCTGGTCCGCCCGGCCGAGGGTGACGCTACCCGGCTGCAGGCGATGGCGCGGCTCGCTGATCGCGGGGTCCTCGCGGACACGGGCGCGAGCTCGCCGGCGGCGAAGGTGGACCTGGCTGAGGTCATCCGCTCCCTGGCGGCCGCGGAGCCGGAGCTGTCGCGGGCGGCGATCGCCCGACGCACCGGCGCCTCCCCCGCCCAGGTGAAGGCCGCATTGGACGGGCAGGTGAAGCCGACCCGGACCACCACGGCGGCGCCGCTGGACGCCGATGGAGTACCGGAGGTGCCCGAGTACTGACCCGGTCGCCTGCGCGCCTGCCGACGCCCGTCCTGCCGCTATGGCGGGGCGGGCGTTCTGCTGCGGGAGGTTCACCGCAACGCCGACCACATCCCTTTCCGGGAGCCGGGACAGACGGCTTCCCGGAGAGGAGGCGTCGATGAACGCCAAGTACCAGAGGGCCGTCGCCATCATGGAGGACGCCCACGTCGACCAGCTGTTGGAAGCACTGTCCGGCCTCGGCGACCGCACCGTCGCCATCGAACTGGACGGCCGCACGCTCATCCTGACCGGGGAGCAGATCCTGAACCGGATCGGCCGCGCCGTGATGGCCTGCATCACCGGGCCGTGGCGGGACTTCATCAGCCGCGCCGGCTCGCCCATCCTCACTTCGGAGGAGGCGATCGCGGAGGCCGCCGCCTCTGTCTCCGACCACCTCGTCAAGCTCCGTGAGGGCCGGGTGAAGACCACTGGTCAGGGCGTGCTCCGCAATGAAGCCGTTCGCGGCGCCTCCCGGGTCGCCCGAGCGATCGAAGGCCGAGAGAGCAACGCGTCCGGTGTCAGCTCAATCCAGCGCATGCAGGCGTTCGTCGCCGTCCGTGTCCTCCCGGCGCTGACCCAGCGGCTGGGCCGAACCCCCACCGATGACGAGCTCCTCACAGCCGCGCAGACCGCCTGGGCAGCGCAGCCTCAAGCTCGCGGCCGTCGTGCGCTTACCGCCCGCGACCTGCAGCCACTGCAGCCTCGGCGGACGGGGAGCTTGACCGTTGGCAACGGAAGCAGCACCCCCGACCTGTTCGAGACCGTTCTCTACCGGCAGGCGGCTACCGATGCCGACCACCGCGTCGCGGACCCGCTGGACCTGCTGATCGAGCGCGAGGACGCCGAGGAGCGTCGGGAAGCCGCGCGTGCCGGCCTCGCGGCCCTGGACTCGGAAACGCTGCGAATGGTCCTCGAGGTCTTCGGCCAAGACGGGGAAGTCGCAGCGCAGGCGGGCCCGACCGCTCGCAAGCGCGTCCGCCGCCGGATGGCGACCCGGGCACGTCTGTTCGCCGCCGCCGCGTGAGTTGACCGCGTCGGGGGGACAGACGCCTTCCTTCGCCGCATCTGTCTAGGGCATGAGGGACACCACCAAGGACCAGGCCAACACCGCCACCGCCAACGAGCTGAAGGACCGCCTCGCGCAGGCGACCACCGCCAACGAGCAGCGCGAGATCATCCGCCAGCTCAGCGAGATCCTGATCGACATCGTCGCGGTGTGGACACGAAAGTTCCACGCCTCCTTCGCCGGGACTGTCGAGTTCGACGACCTGAATGGTACCGCCCACGTAGCCATCTTCTCGGAGCTGAACAGCCTCG
This region of Leifsonia sp. fls2-241-R2A-40a genomic DNA includes:
- a CDS encoding GIY-YIG nuclease family protein is translated as MPTPTEPAVVDHFGERIRRGKYGFRLTRDTYAIVNKKPSVYFSREEMSPAQWEALSSIYEHEDHRILSDEFCARNRAQALENFDLNMASFAQIAQADFEAALSTMLERNRSLKPVSDLRKWDGAQGLYVMVLDEYQQCYIGQSTDIRRRLKAHWAGTKQFDRLLWGGVHESVISIDAFRALDTTRIFAARTVNADQLETRIVSKYPADLLLNRINGGLMTGFRAMFIAGEVKRRQLTVSG
- a CDS encoding nuclease-related domain-containing protein, whose translation is MTAEAESAASKVMRLRYAGRCANCGKDISAGTVAVYDRSSKSVRCVSCDTPPQDEQIIRGQAGGSAARQHQKLHNAREERIRAAHPKLGGLLLALSDDPQSTRAWARGGDGEMKLGAWLDAAAADTVRPLHDRRIPRSSANIDHLVVTSQGVFVIDAKRYQGQVQQRIEGGLFTKRVEKLVVAGRDRTKLVPGVEKQVARVRSALDAAGLETVPAYGMLCFVDGTWGFFQRPFTVDTVTVLWPKKVAEIVARPGTIDSQTVNRTLRVLAVAFPPYS